Proteins from a genomic interval of Nitrospira sp.:
- a CDS encoding alkene reductase, protein MTTLFMPLQAGDIFLPNRIVMSPLTRARAGTTHIPNDMMVDYYSQRASSGLIMTECTMVDAHACAFIGEGGIYSPAHVAGWKRVTDAVHAKGGRIFMQIWHPGRAAHSLLNEGEQPVSSSAKAIRNEMTHTPQGDKPYEIPRALRTDEIPRYVEMFRLASQNAKQAGFDGVQIHGAHGYLIDNFLRDGVNIRTDTYGGSIPNRARLLLEVTDAAINVWGAGRVAVRISPLVPFNDMVDSRPEALATYVAQELSRRRISFLEIRHEDHALPDEQAILAVARRHFQGALMSNGSYTRESGELTVARGAADAIVYGRPYIANPDLVERFGKQSPLNAVNYDRLYGGGPDGYSDYPAMAAR, encoded by the coding sequence ATGACCACGTTGTTTATGCCGTTGCAGGCGGGGGATATTTTCTTGCCCAACCGCATCGTCATGTCCCCTCTCACCAGGGCAAGAGCCGGGACGACACATATTCCCAACGACATGATGGTGGACTATTACTCCCAACGGGCCTCCAGCGGACTCATCATGACGGAATGCACCATGGTCGATGCCCATGCCTGCGCCTTCATCGGTGAAGGCGGCATCTACAGCCCCGCGCACGTGGCCGGATGGAAACGGGTGACCGACGCCGTGCATGCCAAGGGCGGCCGCATCTTCATGCAGATCTGGCATCCCGGCCGCGCCGCGCACTCATTGTTGAACGAGGGCGAGCAGCCGGTTTCCAGCAGCGCCAAGGCGATCCGCAATGAGATGACCCATACCCCTCAGGGTGATAAGCCCTACGAAATCCCTCGCGCGCTCCGCACCGACGAAATCCCTCGATACGTTGAGATGTTCCGACTCGCTTCCCAGAACGCCAAACAGGCCGGCTTTGACGGCGTACAAATCCACGGCGCCCACGGCTATTTGATCGACAACTTTCTGCGCGACGGCGTCAACATACGCACGGATACCTATGGAGGCTCTATCCCCAACCGCGCTCGATTGCTGCTGGAGGTGACCGATGCGGCCATCAACGTCTGGGGCGCCGGACGAGTCGCCGTACGGATCTCCCCCCTGGTCCCGTTCAATGACATGGTCGACAGCCGGCCCGAAGCCCTGGCGACCTATGTGGCGCAGGAGTTGAGCCGGCGAAGGATATCGTTCCTGGAAATCCGGCACGAGGACCACGCGCTGCCTGATGAGCAGGCCATTCTGGCGGTCGCCCGCCGGCATTTCCAGGGTGCACTGATGAGCAACGGAAGCTACACACGCGAGAGCGGGGAATTGACGGTGGCACGCGGAGCGGCCGATGCGATTGTGTACGGGCGTCCGTACATCGCCAATCCGGACCTGGTCGAACGTTTCGGTAAACAGTCTCCGCTAAATGCAGTCAACTACGATCGGCTATATGGAGGCGGGCCAGACGGCTACAGCGACTATCCTGCCATGGCTGCGCGCTGA
- a CDS encoding IS3 family transposase (programmed frameshift), with product MAKRTRRTHSAVLKAKVALAAMGGDKTLAELAQRFEVHPNQMTEWKRQLSERAAEIFGGGAASTAPPVDLKAVHAKIGQLTLENDFLGRGAHQGGFAERKAMIDATHALPISRQAQLAGISRGSVYYVPKSVSADDLVLMRRLDELHLEHPFMGARLLRDQLNREGGDVGRKHVGTLMKRMGIAARYRKPGTSTKHPGHDVYPYLLRGLPINRANQVWALDTTYIPMTKGFVDLTAVMDWASRKVLASRVAITLEACHAVDVLHEAFTRHGTPEIVNTDQGSQFTAQTFVQAVKDRGCHFSMDGRGAWRDNVFVERLWKSVKYERVYVHAYDSVTEARQSIMQYLDWYNRARPHSSLDRHTPDEAYAVMLPTGKLAA from the exons ATGGCAAAACGAACGAGACGGACGCACTCAGCCGTGTTGAAAGCCAAAGTGGCGTTGGCCGCGATGGGCGGCGACAAGACGTTGGCCGAACTGGCCCAGCGGTTTGAGGTGCATCCCAACCAGATGACGGAGTGGAAGCGGCAACTCAGCGAGCGAGCGGCTGAGATCTTTGGCGGAGGCGCCGCGTCGACGGCCCCGCCGGTTGATCTGAAGGCTGTGCATGCCAAGATTGGGCAGCTCACGCTGGAGAATGATTTTTTAG GAAGGGGCGCTCATCAAGGTGGGTTTGCTGAGCGCAAAGCGATGATAGACGCCACGCATGCATTGCCGATCAGTCGTCAGGCCCAGCTGGCTGGGATTAGCCGGGGGAGCGTCTACTATGTGCCCAAGTCTGTGAGCGCGGACGATCTGGTATTGATGCGTCGCCTTGACGAGTTGCACCTGGAGCACCCGTTCATGGGCGCGCGTCTGCTGCGCGACCAACTGAATCGGGAGGGGGGCGACGTGGGCCGGAAACATGTGGGCACGTTGATGAAGCGCATGGGCATAGCGGCGCGCTACCGGAAGCCAGGCACCAGCACGAAACACCCCGGCCATGACGTGTATCCCTACCTGTTGCGGGGGCTCCCCATCAACCGCGCCAACCAGGTGTGGGCGCTCGACACGACGTATATCCCCATGACCAAAGGGTTTGTGGACCTGACCGCCGTCATGGATTGGGCCAGCCGCAAGGTCTTAGCTTCAAGAGTCGCGATCACGTTGGAGGCCTGTCATGCGGTCGATGTGCTGCACGAGGCGTTCACGCGCCATGGCACACCAGAGATTGTGAATACCGATCAAGGTAGCCAGTTTACGGCACAGACATTCGTGCAGGCGGTCAAGGATCGGGGCTGTCACTTCAGCATGGACGGGCGCGGAGCCTGGAGAGACAATGTATTCGTCGAGCGCCTGTGGAAATCGGTGAAATACGAGCGGGTGTATGTACATGCTTACGACTCCGTCACGGAAGCCAGGCAGTCGATCATGCAATACTTGGATTGGTACAATCGAGCGAGACCCCATTCGAGCCTGGACCGGCACACACCGGATGAGGCCTATGCCGTGATGCTGCCGACGGGTAAACTGGCAGCGTGA
- a CDS encoding FAD-dependent oxidoreductase: protein MKHEIRTSVAIVGGGLAGLYAARLVHALDIGFHLFEARDRLGGRILSANEMGHSSNDGFDLGPSWFWPEMQRGMAALVKELDLATFPQQSDGDVVVERTSREEPRRYRGMPQEPRSMRVAGGTGALIAALSDRLPQEALRLGMRVTKTTLASSSVLLTIVTPDGAEQEVAAEQVIFALPPRLLASSVSFTPDIESATVTHWRDTATWMAPHAKLFALYQQPFWREAGLSGTAQSQVGPLVEIHDATTASGMPALFGFIGVGADQRAAMGEDALTHACIEQLTRLFGPEAGRPRATLIKDWAADPFTATADDRSPSAHPEPTQTPWVTGIWKGRIFLAGSETSATAPGYLAGAIAAAEQAVTELHSRRK from the coding sequence ATGAAGCACGAGATCCGAACGTCGGTTGCCATTGTCGGAGGCGGGCTGGCGGGCTTATATGCCGCACGGCTGGTTCATGCGCTTGACATCGGCTTCCACCTGTTCGAGGCCCGTGATCGGCTTGGCGGTCGCATTCTCTCCGCCAACGAAATGGGTCACTCTTCGAACGATGGTTTCGACCTCGGCCCTTCATGGTTCTGGCCGGAGATGCAGCGAGGCATGGCGGCTCTCGTTAAAGAGTTGGATCTTGCGACCTTTCCCCAACAGAGCGATGGCGATGTAGTCGTTGAAAGGACGTCTCGTGAGGAGCCGAGACGCTATCGGGGAATGCCACAAGAGCCTCGATCAATGCGTGTTGCCGGCGGCACCGGGGCATTGATTGCAGCCCTTTCCGATAGGCTCCCCCAAGAAGCCTTACGGCTCGGCATGCGGGTGACCAAGACCACGCTCGCAAGCTCCTCTGTCCTCTTAACGATTGTTACCCCCGACGGGGCCGAACAGGAAGTCGCAGCGGAGCAAGTGATCTTCGCACTTCCCCCTCGCCTGCTCGCGTCATCGGTCTCGTTCACGCCGGACATCGAATCAGCCACAGTCACTCATTGGCGCGACACGGCGACATGGATGGCGCCGCACGCGAAGCTGTTCGCGCTCTACCAACAGCCCTTTTGGCGCGAAGCCGGTCTGTCTGGAACGGCGCAAAGCCAGGTAGGCCCGCTTGTCGAAATCCATGATGCCACCACTGCCTCGGGCATGCCGGCCCTTTTTGGATTTATTGGGGTAGGCGCGGATCAGCGAGCCGCTATGGGAGAAGACGCTCTGACGCATGCGTGCATTGAACAGCTCACTCGACTCTTTGGACCGGAAGCCGGCCGTCCCCGCGCCACGCTCATCAAAGACTGGGCCGCAGATCCTTTCACGGCGACGGCAGACGACCGATCACCGAGCGCGCATCCCGAACCCACGCAAACGCCCTGGGTGACTGGTATCTGGAAAGGCCGGATCTTTCTTGCCGGCAGCGAAACTAGCGCCACGGCGCCCGGCTACCTGGCCGGAGCCATTGCCGCAGCCGAACAGGCTGTAACGGAACTACACAGTCGCAGGAAATAG
- a CDS encoding Fic family protein — protein MTWNWQQDGWPAFTYEREALAPHETRFLHEAGIVHGAVKHLTGENKTRLMIDLISTEAVTTSEIEGAMLNRDSVQSSLRRNFGLETDNRKIPAAEQGIAAMMTDLYRHYDSPLSEKQLFTWHGMLAQGRKDLRCIGAYRTGADPMQVVSGPIGKPKVHFEAPLAKTMKAEMNQFFAWFNHTSPSGSQPLPALTRAGIAHLHFVSVHPFEDGNGRIGRALSEKSLSQCLGQPTLIALSHTICKNRSAYYKALEANNKHLKITDWLVYFAQTVLEAQRYTQRFIDFLIEKTKLYDRLRGQLNPRQEKVLARMFREGLEGFTGGLSAENYLKITNTSRATATRDMQDLVEKGVFHKTGELKHTRYWLSMLKESSEH, from the coding sequence ATGACTTGGAATTGGCAACAAGACGGATGGCCAGCCTTCACCTACGAGAGGGAGGCATTGGCTCCTCACGAAACTCGATTTCTGCATGAAGCGGGCATCGTACATGGTGCCGTCAAGCATCTGACGGGAGAGAACAAAACCCGTCTGATGATCGATCTCATCAGCACGGAAGCAGTGACGACATCGGAAATCGAAGGAGCGATGCTCAATCGGGATTCCGTCCAGTCGTCGCTGCGTCGAAACTTCGGGCTCGAAACGGACAACCGCAAAATTCCCGCTGCCGAGCAAGGCATTGCGGCCATGATGACCGATCTGTATCGGCACTACGACAGCCCCTTATCCGAGAAACAATTGTTCACCTGGCACGGGATGCTGGCACAGGGTCGGAAGGATCTGAGATGCATCGGCGCCTACAGAACAGGTGCGGACCCCATGCAGGTCGTCTCGGGCCCCATCGGAAAACCAAAAGTCCATTTTGAAGCACCTCTGGCGAAAACCATGAAAGCGGAGATGAATCAGTTCTTCGCCTGGTTCAACCACACGTCGCCAAGCGGATCACAGCCTCTCCCCGCTCTGACACGGGCCGGGATTGCGCACCTCCACTTTGTCTCAGTCCATCCATTCGAAGACGGCAACGGGCGGATTGGACGGGCCCTGTCGGAAAAGTCGTTATCCCAATGTCTCGGCCAGCCGACATTGATCGCCCTCTCGCACACGATCTGCAAGAACCGCTCAGCGTACTACAAGGCCCTCGAAGCCAATAACAAGCATCTGAAGATCACCGACTGGCTGGTCTATTTCGCCCAGACAGTATTGGAGGCACAACGCTACACGCAGCGATTCATCGACTTTCTCATTGAGAAGACCAAGCTGTACGACCGCCTACGAGGCCAACTCAATCCCCGACAAGAGAAAGTGCTCGCACGCATGTTTCGAGAAGGGCTGGAAGGGTTTACAGGCGGTCTGAGCGCGGAGAACTACCTGAAGATCACCAACACCTCCAGAGCCACCGCCACCAGAGACATGCAAGATCTTGTGGAGAAGGGCGTGTTCCACAAAACCGGCGAACTGAAACACACACGGTACTGGCTAAGCATGCTCAAAGAGTCGAGCGAACACTGA
- a CDS encoding glycosyltransferase yields MISVIVPVFNAAWSLPRMIEALQSQDFPSSEYEIFLVDNGSTDDSAAVIKRYPGVRLLHEPQRGSYAARNRAALEAKGDILAFTDADREVGKGWLRAISDSFAASDAAVVLGRSRPPIDAGLISLLADYENEKASYVCRLGSSRQQYAYTGNMAVRRRVWKQYGPFVGLQRGADVVFVRRVVDSEPYGCVRYCEDMLDRHLEVRTSLDYFRKMAMYGSSLQMYRQVIPAQPLAHDDHVRIILACAHKNHYSPWKTMRLGFGLLFGLAAYKAGSLLPRMDPGVPQRVGEPPRPLQVESVPTSLSIVVEWENVVLAGDERGAGALQRLDREVRAYRGARRVEVLVVYSPDEVDPGPLESLVRESFPQGNARLLAANTGDYYALKNAGAEAATGDIVVFSDSDTHVEQGWLRHLVEPFSNPSIAAVAGSSYIEPSTLLGKAFGAFWFFPARTVQTRLEPAKGIFANNFAVRREIFSRLPFRPIPGTNRGACVRWRERMSEANLIVVHNPLARTAHPPPNGGAHFFVRALTHGRDAILLAHDQGRTLESSAFGTLLRLTLNLARTTLNTWTRRVDLGLRVWEMVPVLLIGYVYYGTYFVGELLTFLLPEWMSRRFRI; encoded by the coding sequence ATGATTAGTGTAATCGTCCCGGTGTTCAATGCCGCATGGTCGCTGCCTCGAATGATTGAGGCGCTCCAATCGCAAGATTTTCCATCCAGCGAATACGAGATCTTCCTGGTTGACAACGGATCCACGGATGACTCAGCTGCAGTCATCAAACGGTATCCCGGGGTGCGTCTCCTCCATGAACCTCAGCGAGGTTCGTATGCAGCCCGCAACCGCGCGGCGTTGGAGGCCAAGGGGGATATCCTTGCCTTTACCGATGCAGATCGAGAGGTTGGCAAAGGATGGTTGCGCGCAATCTCTGACTCCTTTGCTGCGAGCGATGCCGCGGTGGTATTGGGACGCTCGAGACCGCCCATCGATGCAGGATTGATCAGTTTGCTCGCAGATTATGAAAATGAGAAGGCTTCGTATGTCTGTCGGCTCGGGAGTTCACGCCAACAATACGCTTACACCGGCAATATGGCCGTCCGACGCCGAGTATGGAAACAGTACGGGCCATTCGTCGGCTTGCAGCGAGGCGCGGATGTCGTCTTCGTTCGCCGAGTCGTTGACAGTGAGCCCTACGGGTGCGTTCGCTATTGCGAGGACATGCTTGATCGCCACTTGGAAGTGCGGACGAGTTTGGACTACTTTCGCAAGATGGCCATGTACGGATCGAGTTTGCAGATGTACCGTCAGGTCATCCCTGCACAGCCCCTAGCCCATGACGATCATGTCCGGATCATCCTGGCTTGCGCACACAAGAATCACTACAGCCCCTGGAAGACGATGCGGCTTGGCTTCGGCTTGCTTTTTGGTTTGGCCGCCTACAAAGCCGGTTCACTGCTCCCTCGAATGGATCCCGGTGTCCCTCAACGCGTCGGCGAGCCCCCCCGTCCACTGCAGGTGGAAAGCGTGCCGACTAGCCTGTCCATCGTCGTCGAATGGGAGAACGTGGTGCTGGCCGGCGATGAAAGAGGGGCAGGCGCCTTACAGCGTCTTGATCGAGAAGTCCGCGCATACAGGGGAGCCAGACGGGTCGAGGTGCTTGTGGTCTACAGCCCGGACGAAGTCGATCCCGGACCATTGGAATCGTTGGTGCGGGAATCGTTTCCCCAAGGAAATGCCCGCCTGCTGGCCGCTAACACGGGCGATTACTATGCATTGAAGAATGCGGGAGCCGAAGCTGCAACGGGAGACATTGTTGTGTTCTCCGACAGCGACACGCACGTCGAGCAAGGGTGGTTGCGTCACCTCGTCGAGCCGTTTTCGAATCCTTCAATCGCCGCGGTGGCAGGCAGTTCGTACATCGAACCTTCGACGCTTCTAGGCAAGGCGTTCGGGGCCTTCTGGTTTTTTCCCGCCCGTACGGTGCAGACGAGGCTTGAACCGGCCAAGGGCATCTTCGCGAACAATTTCGCGGTACGACGGGAGATCTTCTCCCGGCTTCCGTTCAGGCCTATTCCCGGCACTAATCGCGGCGCCTGTGTGCGCTGGCGCGAACGGATGTCGGAAGCGAATCTGATTGTGGTCCATAATCCTTTGGCTCGAACGGCACATCCACCGCCGAACGGAGGCGCGCACTTCTTCGTACGTGCACTGACCCACGGCCGGGATGCCATCTTACTCGCCCACGATCAGGGGCGGACATTAGAGAGTAGTGCCTTTGGAACTCTGCTGCGGCTGACCCTCAACTTGGCGCGTACCACACTGAACACCTGGACGAGGCGTGTCGATCTCGGGCTGAGAGTCTGGGAAATGGTTCCCGTGCTGTTGATCGGCTACGTGTATTATGGCACCTATTTCGTAGGAGAACTGCTGACGTTTCTTCTGCCGGAATGGATGAGCCGGCGGTTTAGAATCTAA
- a CDS encoding glycerophosphodiester phosphodiesterase gives MLCLCHRGYHTLAPENTLDAFEAAVELGVDGLETDVQLSGDGIPVMFHDRLSPDGRLVEDLPRKELSRLVGYVVPTLAETLLLLGKSPRRFLWNFELKHPNVAAPAMAAITPYLHSANILISSFWHGLIGSLSAPDLRCAIILAHAPLPFDSRPSWIPAPNNVDTLVWCFDRATPEGLSQARQLGFRNFVYDAVTAADHAQLAEWGADGVITDYPAFR, from the coding sequence ATGCTGTGCTTGTGCCACCGGGGCTATCACACACTCGCTCCTGAAAATACACTCGATGCCTTTGAGGCAGCCGTCGAGTTAGGAGTCGACGGTCTCGAAACCGATGTTCAACTGTCGGGAGACGGGATACCTGTCATGTTTCACGACCGGCTCTCTCCGGATGGGCGGCTTGTAGAAGACCTGCCCAGGAAAGAGTTAAGCAGACTGGTTGGATACGTTGTTCCCACGTTGGCTGAAACGTTGCTGCTGCTCGGGAAGTCGCCTCGGCGATTTCTTTGGAATTTCGAACTCAAACACCCGAACGTCGCAGCTCCGGCTATGGCCGCCATCACCCCGTATCTTCACTCGGCCAATATTTTAATCAGTTCGTTTTGGCATGGCCTGATCGGCAGCCTTAGTGCCCCGGATCTGCGCTGCGCGATCATTCTTGCTCACGCTCCCCTCCCGTTCGACTCCCGGCCATCATGGATCCCTGCCCCTAACAATGTTGACACGCTTGTCTGGTGCTTCGACCGAGCGACCCCCGAGGGCCTCTCCCAGGCGAGGCAACTTGGTTTTCGAAATTTTGTGTATGACGCGGTCACGGCGGCAGATCACGCGCAGCTGGCAGAGTGGGGAGCGGATGGAGTCATCACGGATTATCCCGCATTCAGATAA
- a CDS encoding ferredoxin--nitrite reductase: MNKIEAIKAERDGLAVREMIAHYATTGWESIPEADVQRLKWYGLFLRNPTPGLFMVRVRIPGGHTSSYQLRALAEIASTYGNGVLDLTTRQQVQLRSIKIEDVPAVFAWMDGVGLTSMQTGMDNVRNVMTCAIAGLNPDEVVETTALVRAINEAILGNPAYSNLPRKLNVAVTGCPHNCVHMETQDLALVPAHYDLGHDRCAGFNVLVGGKLGSGGYRIATPLDVFVNPAEALDVCRAILEIYRDHGPRESRTQARLAFLIDDWGEVRFRAEVEARLGKRLASAGIDARKTGEQDHVGIFRQRQQGMNYAGLKVLVGRVKAADLVKILNLSEKYGNGEIRITPSQALIIPNISDRTVGDLADEPLLKQFAYNPSALYKGLVSCVGSDYCNLAVIESKGRAVAVAKALEGRLGNSLKPITMHWSGCPASCGNHLVADVGLLGKKAKVDGKVVEAVDIYVGGRSGPDPKLAVKIMEDVPCDKLPAVLEGLLPYHTREKMHRVRGGGARKVLVGKETNISPAA, from the coding sequence ATGAACAAGATCGAGGCGATCAAGGCTGAGCGTGACGGATTGGCGGTGCGGGAGATGATTGCCCACTATGCGACGACCGGGTGGGAATCGATTCCTGAGGCCGATGTCCAGCGGCTCAAGTGGTATGGCCTCTTTCTGCGCAATCCTACGCCGGGATTGTTCATGGTACGGGTGCGGATTCCCGGCGGGCATACGTCGTCGTATCAACTGCGGGCGCTGGCCGAGATTGCTTCGACCTATGGCAACGGAGTTTTGGATCTGACCACCAGGCAACAAGTCCAACTTCGGAGCATCAAGATCGAAGATGTGCCGGCGGTCTTTGCCTGGATGGACGGGGTCGGACTGACCTCCATGCAAACCGGCATGGACAATGTCCGGAACGTCATGACCTGCGCCATCGCCGGCCTCAACCCGGATGAGGTCGTTGAGACCACGGCGCTGGTGCGGGCGATCAACGAAGCGATTCTCGGCAATCCGGCCTACTCCAATCTGCCGCGCAAGCTGAATGTGGCGGTGACCGGCTGCCCGCATAACTGCGTGCATATGGAGACGCAAGATCTGGCGCTTGTGCCGGCGCACTATGATTTGGGGCATGACCGGTGCGCGGGATTCAACGTGCTCGTGGGGGGCAAGCTGGGATCGGGCGGGTATCGAATCGCCACGCCCCTGGATGTGTTCGTCAATCCGGCCGAGGCGTTGGATGTGTGCCGCGCGATTCTGGAAATCTATCGTGACCATGGGCCGCGGGAGAGTCGCACGCAAGCCCGTCTCGCGTTCTTGATCGACGATTGGGGCGAGGTCCGATTTCGCGCCGAAGTTGAAGCCCGTCTAGGCAAACGGCTCGCGTCGGCCGGAATAGATGCCCGGAAAACGGGAGAACAAGACCATGTCGGGATCTTCCGTCAACGGCAACAGGGAATGAACTACGCCGGGCTCAAAGTACTCGTCGGGCGGGTGAAAGCGGCGGATCTCGTGAAGATCCTGAATTTGTCGGAGAAGTATGGGAACGGGGAAATCCGCATTACTCCCAGTCAAGCGCTGATCATTCCCAATATCAGCGATCGGACCGTCGGGGATCTGGCGGACGAACCGCTCTTAAAGCAATTCGCCTATAACCCGTCGGCCCTCTATAAAGGCCTGGTCAGCTGCGTCGGCAGCGACTACTGCAATCTGGCGGTGATTGAAAGCAAGGGGCGGGCGGTCGCGGTGGCCAAGGCGCTTGAGGGGCGGCTGGGCAACTCGCTCAAGCCGATCACCATGCATTGGTCCGGCTGCCCCGCGAGTTGCGGCAATCACCTGGTTGCCGATGTGGGGTTGTTGGGGAAAAAGGCCAAAGTCGACGGGAAGGTCGTCGAGGCGGTGGATATTTACGTCGGCGGCCGGTCGGGGCCCGACCCGAAGCTGGCAGTCAAGATTATGGAAGACGTGCCCTGCGACAAACTTCCGGCAGTGCTCGAAGGCCTGCTGCCCTACCACACACGGGAGAAGATGCACCGCGTCCGCGGCGGCGGAGCCAGGAAAGTGCTGGTGGGAAAGGAAACAAATATTTCGCCTGCGGCGTAG
- a CDS encoding CBS domain-containing protein encodes MAKRVRTGLTRSDILDRYIARVKQMLVKFQPFLSRKRGNASLEDFDEAAEDLIGQVFGAASEEAEAYFYAKSGESIMLPEEAQESGMHDVERETLQQRRQVLASCLADLELRRRVQATRESSRNGKKRLRATVEAYMSHDVRSIHRAATVKEAGKLLLKHKVGSLMVDDGSRYIGIITDGDLSRKVVAKGLDPNTTTVSACMSKSFVTIEEDEPLSEAMALMKKQGIRHLPVTADGSVIGVLSVSDLVRAFSDQETA; translated from the coding sequence ATGGCAAAACGAGTTCGCACGGGGCTCACACGCAGCGATATTCTCGACCGGTATATTGCACGCGTCAAACAGATGTTGGTCAAGTTCCAGCCGTTTCTCTCGCGCAAGCGGGGGAACGCGTCTTTGGAAGATTTCGACGAGGCCGCCGAGGATCTGATCGGGCAGGTTTTCGGCGCCGCTTCGGAAGAAGCCGAAGCCTACTTCTATGCGAAGAGCGGGGAGTCGATCATGCTCCCGGAAGAAGCCCAGGAGAGCGGCATGCACGATGTGGAACGGGAAACGCTTCAGCAGCGCCGCCAAGTGCTCGCCAGTTGCCTGGCCGATCTGGAGTTGCGCCGCCGGGTGCAGGCCACGCGGGAAAGCAGCCGTAACGGGAAGAAGCGATTGCGCGCCACGGTGGAGGCCTATATGTCGCACGATGTGCGGAGTATCCATCGCGCGGCGACGGTGAAGGAGGCCGGGAAGCTGCTGCTGAAGCATAAAGTAGGCTCATTGATGGTGGATGACGGGTCTCGCTATATCGGGATCATCACAGACGGCGATCTTAGCCGGAAAGTCGTCGCGAAAGGACTGGATCCGAATACGACCACCGTGTCGGCCTGCATGAGCAAGTCGTTCGTCACGATCGAGGAAGATGAGCCTCTGTCTGAGGCGATGGCCTTGATGAAGAAGCAGGGGATCCGGCATTTGCCGGTGACGGCCGACGGCAGCGTCATCGGTGTGCTATCCGTGTCGGATCTGGTCCGCGCGTTTAGCGATCAGGAAACAGCGTAG
- a CDS encoding HTH domain-containing protein — protein sequence MRAQGSRRDQLLRLLLEKKTGRTIDELARGLRVSRNAVRQHLTSLVAEGLVTKGSVQATGGRPEQLYMLSAEGHEGFPRKYSWFSELLLDSLKAEKGEAALIARFEKLGAQVGTQLQHAHPLPGSASERITRLATAMHELGYEAASTAATGRQLPMIEASNCVFHHLATRFPEVCHFDLALLSTFVGRPVEHNECIVRGGHVCRFTFKPA from the coding sequence ATGCGCGCACAAGGTTCCCGGCGAGACCAGCTCCTACGCTTGCTCCTGGAAAAGAAAACCGGTCGCACGATCGATGAGCTCGCGCGCGGACTCCGCGTGTCGCGCAATGCCGTTCGCCAGCACCTCACCTCGCTCGTCGCAGAAGGCCTCGTCACGAAAGGGTCGGTCCAAGCGACCGGCGGCAGACCGGAGCAGTTGTACATGCTCAGCGCGGAAGGCCATGAAGGCTTCCCCCGCAAGTACTCCTGGTTTTCTGAGTTGCTGTTGGATTCACTGAAGGCTGAAAAGGGAGAGGCCGCGCTCATCGCGCGGTTTGAAAAACTCGGAGCGCAGGTCGGCACGCAACTCCAGCACGCGCACCCCCTGCCGGGATCCGCCTCAGAACGGATTACCCGCCTGGCAACGGCCATGCACGAACTCGGCTATGAAGCGGCATCGACGGCCGCAACCGGCCGGCAACTACCGATGATCGAGGCGTCCAATTGCGTCTTTCATCACCTGGCCACGCGCTTCCCCGAGGTCTGCCATTTTGATCTAGCCCTGCTTTCGACCTTCGTCGGGCGCCCGGTCGAACATAACGAATGTATCGTCCGTGGCGGCCATGTCTGCCGATTCACTTTCAAACCCGCTTGA
- the tmpT gene encoding thiopurine S-methyltransferase has protein sequence MEASFWHNRWQTNQTGWHESAINPLLTAHFPSLNVPPGGRVFVPLCGKSLDLGWLLSRGYAVAGAELSELAVTQLFAELGMQPSISDIGKLRLFHGEKIDIFVDDIFDLSREILGPVDAVYDRAALVALPETMRPRYTTHLKAITGVAPQLVIGYEYDQTVVAGPPFSVTSDELRRHYSGDYTLKLLARLEVPGGLKGKCPATEHIWRLTK, from the coding sequence ATGGAAGCAAGTTTTTGGCATAACCGATGGCAAACAAATCAGACCGGATGGCACGAGAGCGCTATCAATCCTCTGCTGACCGCCCACTTTCCGTCCCTGAACGTGCCTCCGGGCGGGCGTGTCTTTGTGCCGCTCTGCGGGAAGTCGCTCGATCTCGGCTGGCTGCTCTCTCGCGGCTATGCGGTCGCCGGGGCGGAACTCAGCGAGTTAGCCGTGACCCAACTCTTTGCAGAGCTTGGCATGCAACCGAGCATCTCGGACATCGGCAAGCTCAGGCTCTTTCACGGAGAGAAGATCGACATCTTCGTGGACGATATCTTCGACCTGTCTCGCGAGATCCTCGGCCCCGTCGACGCGGTCTATGACAGGGCCGCGCTGGTCGCGCTGCCGGAGACCATGCGGCCCCGGTACACGACGCATCTCAAGGCCATCACCGGGGTGGCCCCTCAACTCGTCATCGGCTATGAGTACGACCAAACAGTCGTGGCAGGGCCTCCGTTTTCCGTCACATCGGACGAGCTCCGTCGCCATTACAGCGGCGACTATACCCTCAAGCTGTTGGCCCGTCTTGAAGTCCCCGGCGGACTCAAGGGCAAATGCCCGGCAACGGAACATATCTGGCGGTTAACCAAGTAG